The genomic segment AGTATTGATCCAAGGGCTTTGGATAAATATAATCTTACCCCGCTGCAGGTGTATGATGCAGTTACCAAGAGTAATTTAAATGTAGGGGGAGATGTGATCGAAAAAAACGGACAGGCTTATGTGGTTCGTGGAATCGGTCTTGTAAAATCCGTTGCGGATATCGGAAATATCACCATTCAGAATGACAGTGGAAACCCAGTGCTGGTGAAATATGTGGCAGATGTTCACGAAAGCTCCATGCCAAGAGTAGGGCAGGCAGGTCTTAATAAGCATGAGGATACCGTAGAAGGAATTGTGGTGATGAGAAAAGGAGAAAATCCGCGGGAAGTTCTGGTTGGGGTGAAAGCTAAGATCAAAGAGCTGAACGAAAAGATCCTGCCGAAAGATGTCAAAATGGTCACATTCTATGACCGCGACAACCTGATGGATTTTACCACGCACACGGTGATGCATAACCTGATCGAAGGAATTATCCTCGTAACAGTAATTGTGCTCATCTTTATGGCGGACTGGCGAACCACGTTTATTGTTTCCATTATTATTCCGTTGTCCCTGCTGTTTGCATTTTTATGTTTAAAGCTGGCCGGAATGAGTGCCAACCTGCTTTCACTGGGTGCGGTAGATTTCGGGATTATTATTGACGGTGCCGTCGTCATGGTAGAAGGCCTCTTTGTGATGCTCGATCATAAAGCACTGAAATACGGAACAGAAAAATTCAACAAACTGGCCAAAGGAGGCTGGATCAAGCAGACAGGAACCGGTTTGGGAAAAGCCATCTTCTTTTCAAAGCTGATCATCATTACTTCACTAATTCCTATTTTCTCATTTCAGAAAGTGGAAGGAAAAATGTTCTCGCCTCTCGCATTTACTTTAGGATTTGCACTGGTAGGAGCATTGATATTCACACTCACTTTGGTTCCTGTACTTTCCCATATCCTTTTGAATAAAAATGTAAAAGAAAAAAATAATCCATTCGTTAATTTCTGGGACAGAATTGTACTGAAAGGCTTCAACTATACTTTTAAGCACAAAAAAATGAGTTTAATTGTTGCCGTATCTTTTATGGCAGTCACCTTATTCTCAGGGAAGTTCCTGGGAACGGAATTCCTTCCGCAGCTCAATGAAGGTTCACTCTGGATCACTGCAGAAATGCCGATGAGCTCTTCATTAAAAGAGTCTTTGAAAACCGCTGATCTTTTAAAAAAAGACATTATGAGTTTTCCTGAGGTGACCGATGTTCTTGCCCAGACAGGTCGAAGTAATGACGGAACAGATCCCAACGGTTTCGGATTTGTGCAGTTTGCCGTTAACCTTAAACCAAAAGAAGACTGGAAACGCAGCATCAGTTACGAAGACCTGATTGAGGAGATTGATAAAAAATTAAGAAGCTATCAGGGAATTACATTTAATTATTCCCAGCCGATCTCAGATAACGTAGCGGAAGCGGTAGCCGGTTTCAAAGCGGAAAACGGAATTAAAATCTATGGTGATAATCTGGAAACGCTGGATAAATTGGCTGAAGAGGTTTTAAAACAGATCAAAAATGTGGATGGCGTAAAAGATCCCGGGATTATTAAAAATATTGGTCAGCCGGAAGTAAGCGTAGTGCTGGACCGTGATAAAATGGCGGCGTACGGAGTGATGCCGGATGATGCCCAATCTGTACTGGAAATGGCTTTCGGAGGCAAAACGGCATCAGAAATGTTTGACGGGGAAAGAAAATTCCCGATCCGTCTCCGCTATTCTCAGGAATACAGGAAGGATGAAAATGACATCGCTTCACTGATGGTTCCTACCCAGGACGGCACAAAAATCCCGCTGAAAGAGATCAGCAGCATTGTAAAAGATAACGGAGCAGCCTTTATTTACAGGGATGATATTAAAAGATATATTGGGGTTAAATTCTCGATCCGTGACAGGGATTTGGGAAGTACCATCGCCGATGCGCAGAAAAAAGTAGCGAATATTGAGCTTCCGGATGGTTATTCCATTGGCTGGACAGGTCAGTTCGAAAACCAGCAACGGGCCTCCCACAGACTGGCTCAGGTAGTTCCGGTCAGTATTCTGGGGATTTTCTTCCTGTTGTTCATTCTTTTTGGAAACATGAAAGATTCCTTACTGGTATTGGCCAATGTACCTTTTGCATTGATCGGGGGAATTATTGCCCTTCATCTTACCGGAATGAATTTTGGGATTTCCGCAGGGGTGGGAATGATTGCATTGCTCGGGATATGTATTCAGAACGGGGTGATCCTTATCACGGAATTCCATCAGAATGTTAAAAACGGTTTAAGCCTGGATGAGGCTATATTAAACGGGGTTAAATCCAGAACACGCCCTGTAATTATGACCGCATTGATGGCCTCCATAGGATTAATGCCTGCTGCGTTATCCACAGGAATCGGTTCGGAATCTCAAAAACCTCTGGCTATTGTCATTATTGGAGGATTGTTTACCGCAACCGTACTGACGCTGCTTATTTTCCCTATTATTTTCTGGATCTTCAACAGGACGAAAAAGTCTCAGCAGATTTAATATTTCTTCTATTCTATATTAACCGAAGCGCAGGGAACACCGTTCTCTGCGCTTCTTCGTATCGAAATAATTATTATGAGTCTTTTTAAAATCCTGGTCCTACTGCAAAAGCTTTTACCGGATTGGGGTAATCTGAAACTGAGGTGGCAGCTCCGGTGGTTGTATTTACTGTATATAATTTTGTTGAGGTACCTACCATTGCCATCAGATAAGCTTTCTGGCTCATGCTTCCTATATCAAAACCGTTAGTATTGGTTATATTGATTCCCAGTGAGCCCGTCTCTACTAATGTTCCATTATTGGGCGGATTTTGCTGGTAGAGTTTATCCGTATTGTGATCAATAACAAAAAGGGTTGTGGTGGTAGCTCCTGCAAAATTATTGGTGTAAGCTGCGGCACTTAACATAGCGGTAACCGGATTAATGGCCATATCAGATGCTGTAAGTCCTCCTGTTACAGGATCTAAACGAAGATTTTGCCCTGTGTTGCTCACTACCCGTATTTTATCAACAGCAGGATTAAAATCAAAGCCAAAGTCTGTTCCTGCCAGTAAAGTAGCGAAAGGAGAAGTGCCTACAGCTGTAGCTGTGCCCGTTCCTAAATTGAGTGTATAGATTCTGCTTGAACTTCCCAAAGCATACAATTGCCCGTTGGCAGGACGGAAATCTATGCCCAGGATATTTTCCCCGCTTTGGAGTCCTGCTACTGTTTTTGAAACAGGCATCGGATTGTTTGGATTAAATATCTGAAGGTTATTCGAGTTGTCAATAGCGTATGCTACAGCTTCAGTAGGGATCGCCAGGTCGATCACCGGCTGGGGAAGGGATCCTATAAAAGTGGCTTTTCCGTTATTCAGATCCAGGGTGTGGAGTTTTTCATTTAAAGCCACCAGAGCGGTCGTATTGTCATATTTAATATCGAAGGCGGCTTGTCCTGAAGAAGAGGCACCAAGGTTTCCTATTTCTACGAGAGTTCCGTTATTGGGAGGATCCTGCTTGAATAATTTTCCGGAAGACGCATCAATATCATACAATACCGTAGAAGAGGCGCCTGCTTTGCTGTTGGTGTATGCCACCCCGGTGATGCTCACAGTTCCCGCTCCTGAAATATTGATGTCTGTGGCTGCCAAAGCCCCTGTTTCAGGATGGAGTCTTAAATTTTGCCCTGAATTACTTACCAGGCGTATCCTGTCAACCGTTGGATTAAAATCAATAGAAGCGATGGTTCCGGAAATCCCGGGACTGAAGGCGGTAGCGCTCACCATTCTTGCAGAAGCATTAGCTGTATTAATGATGTATAATTTGCTGGCGTTGGATAGGGCATATAATTCGCCGGTGGCGGGTCTGAAGTCGATGCTCATTAATTTT from the Chryseobacterium phocaeense genome contains:
- a CDS encoding efflux RND transporter permease subunit codes for the protein MNKFIKNIIAFSLKNKAFTFIWVAILAIAGFISFKNMPIEAFPDVTNTQIVIITQWNGRSAEEVERFVTTPIELAMSPVQKKTSVRSTTMFGLSIVKILFDDGVDDTFARNQVNNQLRTVSLPDEVDPEVQPPYGPTGEIFRYTLESKTKDSRELLTLQNWVIDRALRGVPGVADINVFGGQDKVFELSIDPRALDKYNLTPLQVYDAVTKSNLNVGGDVIEKNGQAYVVRGIGLVKSVADIGNITIQNDSGNPVLVKYVADVHESSMPRVGQAGLNKHEDTVEGIVVMRKGENPREVLVGVKAKIKELNEKILPKDVKMVTFYDRDNLMDFTTHTVMHNLIEGIILVTVIVLIFMADWRTTFIVSIIIPLSLLFAFLCLKLAGMSANLLSLGAVDFGIIIDGAVVMVEGLFVMLDHKALKYGTEKFNKLAKGGWIKQTGTGLGKAIFFSKLIIITSLIPIFSFQKVEGKMFSPLAFTLGFALVGALIFTLTLVPVLSHILLNKNVKEKNNPFVNFWDRIVLKGFNYTFKHKKMSLIVAVSFMAVTLFSGKFLGTEFLPQLNEGSLWITAEMPMSSSLKESLKTADLLKKDIMSFPEVTDVLAQTGRSNDGTDPNGFGFVQFAVNLKPKEDWKRSISYEDLIEEIDKKLRSYQGITFNYSQPISDNVAEAVAGFKAENGIKIYGDNLETLDKLAEEVLKQIKNVDGVKDPGIIKNIGQPEVSVVLDRDKMAAYGVMPDDAQSVLEMAFGGKTASEMFDGERKFPIRLRYSQEYRKDENDIASLMVPTQDGTKIPLKEISSIVKDNGAAFIYRDDIKRYIGVKFSIRDRDLGSTIADAQKKVANIELPDGYSIGWTGQFENQQRASHRLAQVVPVSILGIFFLLFILFGNMKDSLLVLANVPFALIGGIIALHLTGMNFGISAGVGMIALLGICIQNGVILITEFHQNVKNGLSLDEAILNGVKSRTRPVIMTALMASIGLMPAALSTGIGSESQKPLAIVIIGGLFTATVLTLLIFPIIFWIFNRTKKSQQI
- a CDS encoding DUF4394 domain-containing protein, producing the protein MRTVFSFFMVLITITAFVSCSDSDDNMIPDQNVTGPDVMAYGLSSMNELVAFNANNPKTFASKTTITGIPSGEKLMSIDFRPATGELYALSNASKLYIINTANASARMVSATAFSPGISGTIASIDFNPTVDRIRLVSNSGQNLRLHPETGALAATDINISGAGTVSITGVAYTNSKAGASSTVLYDIDASSGKLFKQDPPNNGTLVEIGNLGASSSGQAAFDIKYDNTTALVALNEKLHTLDLNNGKATFIGSLPQPVIDLAIPTEAVAYAIDNSNNLQIFNPNNPMPVSKTVAGLQSGENILGIDFRPANGQLYALGSSSRIYTLNLGTGTATAVGTSPFATLLAGTDFGFDFNPAVDKIRVVSNTGQNLRLDPVTGGLTASDMAINPVTAMLSAAAYTNNFAGATTTTLFVIDHNTDKLYQQNPPNNGTLVETGSLGINITNTNGFDIGSMSQKAYLMAMVGTSTKLYTVNTTTGAATSVSDYPNPVKAFAVGPGF